From Lycium ferocissimum isolate CSIRO_LF1 chromosome 12, AGI_CSIRO_Lferr_CH_V1, whole genome shotgun sequence, one genomic window encodes:
- the LOC132041150 gene encoding uncharacterized protein LOC132041150 isoform X2 has translation MVSSCSSSLLFSIRCFSQRPLRYAVVGAGFAGLSVAWHLLQQSSEESNFCIDIYDEVGIGGGASGMSGGLLHPYSPKVKLLWRGEECWKESLKLLNIAEDARSSKPLDMGKPETAMKEGDFIVRRSGIVRPALSLKNMDVMNDNAQNCIASCRIETIHKDAAQKLVPDLCVPLDLVFHMPEAVNVHPQNYLEALYLACRTFVEFKCSSGISFKELNLRKESVHNLLELAGDYDAVIVCLGARAAFLPELSGRLPLRTCRGVIAHLQLPDHIRKDYPEHSPSVLSDAWLAVQGPRSLYLGSTWEWKSRNHSRHVPEEEASKALEELLPKASAVYPAIENWTVKGARAGLRAMPPLTAEGSLPLLGCVDEFIGGPTECKYWLFTGLGSRGLFYHAWLGKLTAQAVLSSNEDLIPSELTSWKHRVKR, from the exons CAAAGTTCAGAGGAATCAAATTTTTGCATAGACATATATGATGAAGTTGGCATTGGCGGAGGTGCATCTGGAATGTCTGGTGGACTACTTCATCCCTATTCCCCCAAAG TCAAGCTTCTGTGGCGGGGAGAAGAATGCTGGAAAGAAAGCTTAAAGCTTCTAAATATTGCTGAAGATGCTCGATCTTCCAAGCCATTAGACATGGGAAAACCGGAAACTGCAATGAAAGAAGGTGACTTTATAGTCAGGAGAAG TGGAATTGTGAGACCAGCACTCTCTTTGAAGAATATGGACGTTATGAATGAT AATGCTCAAAACTGCATTGCCAGCTGCAGAATAGAAACGATTCACAAGGATGCTGCACAGAAACTTGTACCCGATTTGTGTGTGCCCCTGGACTTGGTCTTCCATATGCCTGAAGCTGTGAATGTTCATCCTCAGAATTATCTCGAG GCTCTCTACTTAGCATGCAGAACTTTTGTGGAATTCAAGTGCAGTTCGGGCATTTCATTTAAAGAGTTAAATTTGCGCAAGGAATCGGTTCATAATCTTCTAGAATTAGCAG GTGATTATGATGCAGTGATCGTATGTCTAGGTGCTAGAGCTGCCTTTCTTCCTGAGCTCTCTGGAAGGCTTCCTTTGAGGACATGTAGGGGTGTTATTGCTCACTTGCAGCTCCCTGATCACATCAG GAAGGATTATCCAGAACACAGCCCCTCCGTCCTTTCAGATGCATGGCTTGCTGTCCAAGGACCTCGAAGTTTGTATTTGGGGTCAACATGGGAATGGAAATCGAGGAATCATTCCAGACACGTTCCAGAAGAAGAAGCTTCCAAAGCTCTCGAAGAGTTACTGCCGAAGGCATCTGCTGTATATCCAGCAATAGAAAATTGGACCGTAAAAGGAGCACGTGCGGGGCTAAGGGCAATGCCACCACTCACCGCAGAAGGATCACTTCCACTCTTGGGTTGCGTGGACGAATTCATTGGCGGCCCCACAGAATGTAAGTACTGGTTATTTACAGGCCTTGGTTCTAGGGGTTTGTTCTACCATGCTTGGCTTGGAAAACTGACGGCACAGGCTGTTCTTTCAAGTAACGAAGACTTGATCCCTTCTGAATTAACGTCGTGGAAGCATCGAGTGAAGCGATAG
- the LOC132041150 gene encoding uncharacterized protein LOC132041150 isoform X3, with protein sequence MSGGLLHPYSPKVKLLWRGEECWKESLKLLNIAEDARSSKPLDMGKPETAMKEGDFIVRRSGIVRPALSLKNMDVMNDNAQNCIASCRIETIHKDAAQKLVPDLCVPLDLVFHMPEAVNVHPQNYLEALYLACRTFVEFKCSSGISFKELNLRKESVHNLLELAGDYDAVIVCLGARAAFLPELSGRLPLRTCRGVIAHLQLPDHIRKDYPEHSPSVLSDAWLAVQGPRSLYLGSTWEWKSRNHSRHVPEEEASKALEELLPKASAVYPAIENWTVKGARAGLRAMPPLTAEGSLPLLGCVDEFIGGPTECKYWLFTGLGSRGLFYHAWLGKLTAQAVLSSNEDLIPSELTSWKHRVKR encoded by the exons ATGTCTGGTGGACTACTTCATCCCTATTCCCCCAAAG TCAAGCTTCTGTGGCGGGGAGAAGAATGCTGGAAAGAAAGCTTAAAGCTTCTAAATATTGCTGAAGATGCTCGATCTTCCAAGCCATTAGACATGGGAAAACCGGAAACTGCAATGAAAGAAGGTGACTTTATAGTCAGGAGAAG TGGAATTGTGAGACCAGCACTCTCTTTGAAGAATATGGACGTTATGAATGAT AATGCTCAAAACTGCATTGCCAGCTGCAGAATAGAAACGATTCACAAGGATGCTGCACAGAAACTTGTACCCGATTTGTGTGTGCCCCTGGACTTGGTCTTCCATATGCCTGAAGCTGTGAATGTTCATCCTCAGAATTATCTCGAG GCTCTCTACTTAGCATGCAGAACTTTTGTGGAATTCAAGTGCAGTTCGGGCATTTCATTTAAAGAGTTAAATTTGCGCAAGGAATCGGTTCATAATCTTCTAGAATTAGCAG GTGATTATGATGCAGTGATCGTATGTCTAGGTGCTAGAGCTGCCTTTCTTCCTGAGCTCTCTGGAAGGCTTCCTTTGAGGACATGTAGGGGTGTTATTGCTCACTTGCAGCTCCCTGATCACATCAG GAAGGATTATCCAGAACACAGCCCCTCCGTCCTTTCAGATGCATGGCTTGCTGTCCAAGGACCTCGAAGTTTGTATTTGGGGTCAACATGGGAATGGAAATCGAGGAATCATTCCAGACACGTTCCAGAAGAAGAAGCTTCCAAAGCTCTCGAAGAGTTACTGCCGAAGGCATCTGCTGTATATCCAGCAATAGAAAATTGGACCGTAAAAGGAGCACGTGCGGGGCTAAGGGCAATGCCACCACTCACCGCAGAAGGATCACTTCCACTCTTGGGTTGCGTGGACGAATTCATTGGCGGCCCCACAGAATGTAAGTACTGGTTATTTACAGGCCTTGGTTCTAGGGGTTTGTTCTACCATGCTTGGCTTGGAAAACTGACGGCACAGGCTGTTCTTTCAAGTAACGAAGACTTGATCCCTTCTGAATTAACGTCGTGGAAGCATCGAGTGAAGCGATAG
- the LOC132040441 gene encoding ATPase 8, plasma membrane-type isoform X1, whose amino-acid sequence MTSNLSLEEIKNEQVDLENIPVEEVFQALKCSKEGLSSAEGQKRLEIFGPNKLEEKKDNKLLKFLGFMWNPLSWVMESAAIMAIVLANGGGKPPDWPDFVGITVLLVINSTISFIEENNAGNAAAALMANLAPKTKILRDGKWQEEDASILVPGDLISIKLGDIVPADARLLEGDPLKIDQAALTGESLPVTKFPGAEVFSGSTVKQGEIEAVVIATGVHTFFGKAAHLVDSTNQVGHFQKVLTAIGNFCICSIAVGMVIEIVVMYPIQRRKYRDGIDNLLVLLIGGIPIAMPTVLSVTMAIGSHRLAQQGAITKRMTAIEEMAGMDVLCSDKTGTLTLNKLTVDKNLIEVFPKDADKDTVMLLSARASRVENQDAIDACIVNMLGDPKEARAGIQEVHFLPFNPVEKRTAITYIDDKGNWHRASKGAPEQIIELCELKGEIRKKALEIIDNYANRGLRSLGLARQTVPEKTKESEGSPWEFVGLLPLFDPPRHDSAETIRKALDLGVNVKMITGDQLAIGKETARRLGMGTNMYPSSALLGEHKDAAIASIPVDELIEKADGFAGVFPEHKYEIVKKLQERKHICGMTGDGVNDAPALKKADIGIAVDDATDAARSASDIVLTEPGLSVIVSAVLTSRAIFQRMKNYTIYAVSITIRVVMGFMLIALIWKFDFSPFMVLIIAILNDGTIMTISKDRVKPSPLPDSWKLKEIFATGVVLGTYQAIMTVVFFYLAADTDFFSENFHVRSLRNSPTELTAALYLQVSIISQALIFVTRSRSWSFVERPGLMLVGAFLAAQLVATVLAVYADWEFARIKGIGWGWAAVIWIYTIITYLPQDVLKFIIRFALSGRAWDTMIQNKTAFTTKKDYGRGEREAQWALAQRTLHGLQTPENTGLFNDKNYRELSEIAEQAKRRAEVARLRELHTLKGHVESVVKLKGLDIETIQQHYTV is encoded by the exons GAAAACATTCCGGTGGAGGAAGTGTTCCAGGCGCTAAAATGTAGCAAAGAGGGGTTGTCATCTGCAGAGGGCCAAAAAAGGCTGGAAATATTTGGCCCCAACAAACTTGAAGAGAAAAAA GATAACAAGCTTCTCAAATTCTTGGGGTTCATGTGGAATCCTCTCTCATGGGTTATGGAGTCTGCTGCTATCATGGCCATTGTCTTGGCCAATGGAGGA GGCAAGCCACCGGATTGGCCAGATTTCGTTGGTATCACAGTATTGCTCGTTATCAACTCCACTATCAGTtttattgaagaaaataatgcaGGAAATGCTGCAGCTGCCCTTATGGCTAATCTTGCTCCCAAAACTAAG ATTTTGAGAGATGGAAAATGGCAAGAGGAGGATGCATCAATCTTGGTACCAGGTGATCTGATTAGCATTAAGTTGGGAGATATCGTCCCAGCCGATGCTCGTCTTCTTGAAGGTGATCCTTTAAAGATTGATCAGGCTGCCCTCACCGGTGAGTCCTTACCAGTCACAAAGTTCCCTGGTGCTGAGGTTTTCTCTGGTTCCACTGTCAAGCAAGGAGAAATCGAAGCAGTTGTTATTGCCACTGGTGTTCATACTTTCTTTGGAAAGGCTGCTCATCTTGTGGATAGCACAAACCAAGTTGGCCATTTCCAGAAG GTGTTGACTGCTATTGGAAACTTCTGTATCTGCTCTATTGCTGTGGGAATGGTGATTGAGATAGTGGTCATGTACCCAATTCAGAGGCGTAAATACAGAGATGGAATCGACAACTTGCTTGTGTTGCTTATAGGAGGTATCCCAATTGCCATGCCAACAGTCTTGTCTGTGACCATGGCTATTGGATCTCACAGGCTTGCACAGCAAGGTGCCATTACTAAGAGGATGACTGCTATTGAGGAAATGGCTGGTATGGATGTGCTTTGCAGTGACAAAACCGGTACCCTCACCCTCAACAAGCTCACCGTTGACAAAAACTTAATAGAG GTTTTCCCTAAAGACGCGGACAAGGATACCGTTATGTTGCTTTCTGCTAGGGCTTCCAGGGTTGAAAACCAGGATGCTATCGATGCTTGCATCGTTAACATGTTGGGTGATCCCAAGGAG GCAAGAGCAGGCATCCAAGAGGTTCACTTCTTGCCTTTCAACCCGGTTGAGAAGCGTACAGCCATTACCTATATTGATGACAAAGGGAACTGGCACAGGGCTAGCAAAGGAGCTCCCGAGCAA ATCATTGAACTTTGTGAGCTCAAGGGAGAAATCAGGAAGAAGGCCTTAGAAATCATTGACAACTATGCCAACCGTGGTCTTCGTTCCTTGGGTTTGGCAAGACAG ACTGTACCTGAGAAGACCAAGGAAAGTGAAGGCTCACCATGGGAATTCGTTGGCCTTTTGCCCCTGTTTGATCCTCCAAGGCACGACAGTGCTGAAACTATCCGCAAAGCTCTTGATCTTGGTGTTAACGTTAAGATGATCACTGGTGACCAGCTCGCCATCGGTAAGGAAACTGCCCGTAGGCTTGGCATGGGAACCAACATGTATCCTTCTTCCGCTCTTCTTGGAGAGCACAAGGATGCAGCCATTGCTTCCATTCCTGTCGATGAGCTCATTGAAAAGGCAGATGGTTTCGCTGGAGTCTTCCCAG AGCATAAATACGAGATCGTGAAGAAGCTCCAAGAAAGGAAACACATCTGTGGTATGACAGGAGATGGAGTGAACGATGCACCAGCGCTCAAGAAGGCAGACATTGGTATCGCTGTGGATGATGCGACAGACGCTGCTAGGAGTGCATCCGATATCGTCTTGACTGAACCAGGTCTTAGCGTCATTGTGAGCGCTGTCTTGACGAGCAGAGCCATCTTCCAGAGGATGAAGAACTACACCATCTACGCAGTTTCCATCACAATCCGTGTTGTGATGGGATTCATGCTCATTGCCCTTATCTGGAAGTTCGACTTCTCGCCCTTCATGGTCCTTATAATTGCCATACTCAATGATGGAACCATCATGACCATCTCTAAGGATAGGGTCAAGCCATCTCCATTGCCCGACTCATGGAAACTCAAAGAAATCTTCGCCACTGGTGTTGTCCTCGGAACCTACCAAGCTATCATGACCGTCGTGTTCTTCTACCTTGCAGCCGACACTGATTTCTTCTCT GAAAACTTCCATGTCAGATCACTCAGAAACTCCCCAACCGAGCTTACAGCTGCACTTTACCTTCAAGTGAGTATCATCAGTCAAGCTCTCATCTTTGTGACCCGATCACGAAGCTGGTCCTTCGTGGAACGTCCTGGCCTTATGCTTGTAGGAGCTTTCCTTGCAGCCCAATTG GTTGCTACAGTGCTCGCTGTATATGCAGATTGGGAATTTGCAAGGATCAAGGGAATTGGCTGGGGATGGGCAGCAGTTATCTGGATCTACACTATCATTACTTACTTGCCACAAGATGTTCTTAAATTCATCATCCGTTTCGCTTTGAGTGGAAGGGCATGGGATACAATGATCCAAAACAAG ACTGCCTTCACAACCAAGAAAGACTATGGAAGGGGTGAGAGGGAAGCACAATGGGCATTAGCTCAACGTACTCTTCACGGTCTCCAGACACCCGAAAACACTGGCCTATTCAATGACAAGAACTACCGGGAATTGTCTGAGATCGCTGAACAGGCTAAACGTCGCGCTGAAGTTGCAAG GCTAAGGGAGCTCCACACACTTAAGGGACATGTTGAATCAGTGGTCAAGCTAAAGGGACTAGATATTGAAACCATCCAACAACACTACACTGTTTAA
- the LOC132040441 gene encoding ATPase 8, plasma membrane-type isoform X2, whose translation MWNPLSWVMESAAIMAIVLANGGGKPPDWPDFVGITVLLVINSTISFIEENNAGNAAAALMANLAPKTKILRDGKWQEEDASILVPGDLISIKLGDIVPADARLLEGDPLKIDQAALTGESLPVTKFPGAEVFSGSTVKQGEIEAVVIATGVHTFFGKAAHLVDSTNQVGHFQKVLTAIGNFCICSIAVGMVIEIVVMYPIQRRKYRDGIDNLLVLLIGGIPIAMPTVLSVTMAIGSHRLAQQGAITKRMTAIEEMAGMDVLCSDKTGTLTLNKLTVDKNLIEVFPKDADKDTVMLLSARASRVENQDAIDACIVNMLGDPKEARAGIQEVHFLPFNPVEKRTAITYIDDKGNWHRASKGAPEQIIELCELKGEIRKKALEIIDNYANRGLRSLGLARQTVPEKTKESEGSPWEFVGLLPLFDPPRHDSAETIRKALDLGVNVKMITGDQLAIGKETARRLGMGTNMYPSSALLGEHKDAAIASIPVDELIEKADGFAGVFPEHKYEIVKKLQERKHICGMTGDGVNDAPALKKADIGIAVDDATDAARSASDIVLTEPGLSVIVSAVLTSRAIFQRMKNYTIYAVSITIRVVMGFMLIALIWKFDFSPFMVLIIAILNDGTIMTISKDRVKPSPLPDSWKLKEIFATGVVLGTYQAIMTVVFFYLAADTDFFSENFHVRSLRNSPTELTAALYLQVSIISQALIFVTRSRSWSFVERPGLMLVGAFLAAQLVATVLAVYADWEFARIKGIGWGWAAVIWIYTIITYLPQDVLKFIIRFALSGRAWDTMIQNKTAFTTKKDYGRGEREAQWALAQRTLHGLQTPENTGLFNDKNYRELSEIAEQAKRRAEVARLRELHTLKGHVESVVKLKGLDIETIQQHYTV comes from the exons ATGTGGAATCCTCTCTCATGGGTTATGGAGTCTGCTGCTATCATGGCCATTGTCTTGGCCAATGGAGGA GGCAAGCCACCGGATTGGCCAGATTTCGTTGGTATCACAGTATTGCTCGTTATCAACTCCACTATCAGTtttattgaagaaaataatgcaGGAAATGCTGCAGCTGCCCTTATGGCTAATCTTGCTCCCAAAACTAAG ATTTTGAGAGATGGAAAATGGCAAGAGGAGGATGCATCAATCTTGGTACCAGGTGATCTGATTAGCATTAAGTTGGGAGATATCGTCCCAGCCGATGCTCGTCTTCTTGAAGGTGATCCTTTAAAGATTGATCAGGCTGCCCTCACCGGTGAGTCCTTACCAGTCACAAAGTTCCCTGGTGCTGAGGTTTTCTCTGGTTCCACTGTCAAGCAAGGAGAAATCGAAGCAGTTGTTATTGCCACTGGTGTTCATACTTTCTTTGGAAAGGCTGCTCATCTTGTGGATAGCACAAACCAAGTTGGCCATTTCCAGAAG GTGTTGACTGCTATTGGAAACTTCTGTATCTGCTCTATTGCTGTGGGAATGGTGATTGAGATAGTGGTCATGTACCCAATTCAGAGGCGTAAATACAGAGATGGAATCGACAACTTGCTTGTGTTGCTTATAGGAGGTATCCCAATTGCCATGCCAACAGTCTTGTCTGTGACCATGGCTATTGGATCTCACAGGCTTGCACAGCAAGGTGCCATTACTAAGAGGATGACTGCTATTGAGGAAATGGCTGGTATGGATGTGCTTTGCAGTGACAAAACCGGTACCCTCACCCTCAACAAGCTCACCGTTGACAAAAACTTAATAGAG GTTTTCCCTAAAGACGCGGACAAGGATACCGTTATGTTGCTTTCTGCTAGGGCTTCCAGGGTTGAAAACCAGGATGCTATCGATGCTTGCATCGTTAACATGTTGGGTGATCCCAAGGAG GCAAGAGCAGGCATCCAAGAGGTTCACTTCTTGCCTTTCAACCCGGTTGAGAAGCGTACAGCCATTACCTATATTGATGACAAAGGGAACTGGCACAGGGCTAGCAAAGGAGCTCCCGAGCAA ATCATTGAACTTTGTGAGCTCAAGGGAGAAATCAGGAAGAAGGCCTTAGAAATCATTGACAACTATGCCAACCGTGGTCTTCGTTCCTTGGGTTTGGCAAGACAG ACTGTACCTGAGAAGACCAAGGAAAGTGAAGGCTCACCATGGGAATTCGTTGGCCTTTTGCCCCTGTTTGATCCTCCAAGGCACGACAGTGCTGAAACTATCCGCAAAGCTCTTGATCTTGGTGTTAACGTTAAGATGATCACTGGTGACCAGCTCGCCATCGGTAAGGAAACTGCCCGTAGGCTTGGCATGGGAACCAACATGTATCCTTCTTCCGCTCTTCTTGGAGAGCACAAGGATGCAGCCATTGCTTCCATTCCTGTCGATGAGCTCATTGAAAAGGCAGATGGTTTCGCTGGAGTCTTCCCAG AGCATAAATACGAGATCGTGAAGAAGCTCCAAGAAAGGAAACACATCTGTGGTATGACAGGAGATGGAGTGAACGATGCACCAGCGCTCAAGAAGGCAGACATTGGTATCGCTGTGGATGATGCGACAGACGCTGCTAGGAGTGCATCCGATATCGTCTTGACTGAACCAGGTCTTAGCGTCATTGTGAGCGCTGTCTTGACGAGCAGAGCCATCTTCCAGAGGATGAAGAACTACACCATCTACGCAGTTTCCATCACAATCCGTGTTGTGATGGGATTCATGCTCATTGCCCTTATCTGGAAGTTCGACTTCTCGCCCTTCATGGTCCTTATAATTGCCATACTCAATGATGGAACCATCATGACCATCTCTAAGGATAGGGTCAAGCCATCTCCATTGCCCGACTCATGGAAACTCAAAGAAATCTTCGCCACTGGTGTTGTCCTCGGAACCTACCAAGCTATCATGACCGTCGTGTTCTTCTACCTTGCAGCCGACACTGATTTCTTCTCT GAAAACTTCCATGTCAGATCACTCAGAAACTCCCCAACCGAGCTTACAGCTGCACTTTACCTTCAAGTGAGTATCATCAGTCAAGCTCTCATCTTTGTGACCCGATCACGAAGCTGGTCCTTCGTGGAACGTCCTGGCCTTATGCTTGTAGGAGCTTTCCTTGCAGCCCAATTG GTTGCTACAGTGCTCGCTGTATATGCAGATTGGGAATTTGCAAGGATCAAGGGAATTGGCTGGGGATGGGCAGCAGTTATCTGGATCTACACTATCATTACTTACTTGCCACAAGATGTTCTTAAATTCATCATCCGTTTCGCTTTGAGTGGAAGGGCATGGGATACAATGATCCAAAACAAG ACTGCCTTCACAACCAAGAAAGACTATGGAAGGGGTGAGAGGGAAGCACAATGGGCATTAGCTCAACGTACTCTTCACGGTCTCCAGACACCCGAAAACACTGGCCTATTCAATGACAAGAACTACCGGGAATTGTCTGAGATCGCTGAACAGGCTAAACGTCGCGCTGAAGTTGCAAG GCTAAGGGAGCTCCACACACTTAAGGGACATGTTGAATCAGTGGTCAAGCTAAAGGGACTAGATATTGAAACCATCCAACAACACTACACTGTTTAA